In Etheostoma cragini isolate CJK2018 chromosome 15, CSU_Ecrag_1.0, whole genome shotgun sequence, the DNA window ttccccaatgtttgccacttttttttaccaccgttatttttggaatctatggtcaataaacctcatttataggaaattatacctaacgtttgagttagaaaagcagaaattaggaattatttagactaaaattaaaggaatggatgtgaGGGAGAActacagactggaatatgtcaacttttactgtTACACTAATACTATATCAAAACCACTATGTAGGGAGGTCTTGggacatgtatgcatgtattgagaaaagccacaaaaacatcgggaaaaatGGTGGTAAAAAAAGGGGAATAAACAGAAAATAGCtggggggaaaaagagagacaaaacgGTGGAAAAACCGGGGACAAAATCCTTAAAAGAGATGACAAATACtgcaacaaaaactgaaaaaaaaactatccagaAAGGCGACAAAAAACTCTTGACAAAGCCGAGTATTGATtatttgggggagggggggggNNNNNNNNNNNNNNNNNNNNNNNNNNNNNNNNNNNNNNNNNNNNNNNNNNNNNNNNNNNNNNNNNNNNNNNNNNNNNNNNNNNNNNNNNNNNNNNNNNNNNNNNNNNNNNNNNNNNNNNNNNNNNNNNNNNNNNNNNNNNNNNNNNNNNNNNNNNNNNNNNNNNNNNNNNNNNNNNNNNNNNNNNNNNNNNNNNNNNNNNNNNNNNNNNNNNNNNNNNNNNNNNNNNNNNNNNNNNNNNNNNNNNNccccccccccccccaggccaAACCCCCTCATTAGTTGAGCTTGTCTAAGGCACCTGTGCCAACATGGCTGCCTCTGGTGTCTATCAGGTGCTCCATGAGACCTTCTCTGTGACCATTGAGGTAAAAATCCCGGGTTATGCTTTTAAGATTTTAACCCTTcggttgtcttcccgtcaaaattgaaaatcaagccttttgttgacgctttttaatcgATGATTTTAACGTTTTCTTATGTTTTCGTTACACTGGGACACAGTTTCCAGTGATAATTCCACAGGAGGGTAAGTTGATGAACACACCCTGAGTAAGATTGCCTATCCACAGCTGCCCTCTGCCCACTTCCCCTTTTCATTTCATGATTTTAAGTAGCTGGGAgtgtaattgtttaaaaaaaaaaaaaaaaaatcctttttaaattgtCACCCTTATAatacacatttgtgttttctaCTTAAATTTGATTATTCTAATTTGATTCCCCTACATTTCTAACCACCCTCTTTTCAGACACTTCCAGtctttaaccatttcattttcaataaatatttttggaaCCTCATCTGTCTTGCTTTAGTTAACAAACTTATGAAGCCTTTGTCTGTCTACAGAGACTGGGGTTTTtacggtgtgttcaggggacaggaaGCTAgaagatagtgagatgtttttttacagtgtgttgtgtGGACAAGCAGctggcagatagtgaggagatgtttttttacagtgtgttcaggggacaggcagctagcagataatgagatgttttttacggtgtgtttaggggacaggcagctagcagatagtgaggagatgttttttacagtttgttcaggggacaggcagctagcagatagtgagctatttttttacagtgtgttcaggggacaggcagctagcagatagtgagatgttttttacagtgtgttcaggggacaggcagctagcagatagtgagatgttttttacagtgtgttcaggagacaggcagatagtgagatgttttttacagtgtgtttaggggacaggcagctagcagatagtgagatgttttttacagtgtgttctggggacaggcagctagcagatagcgagatgttttttacagtgtgttcaggggacaggcagctagcagatagtgagatgtgtactttatgtgacaacaaatgtagcttaaatcatgtgtgacatcacaactTTTTATTATAATTGAAGCATATCTTGGTGTGAGCGTGGGCccggtctttaaaaaaaaaaactggatctgGATCAAATTGATCTGGATTTGGAAATCCcatgttttcaattttatttacatagcgcCAAACAAGTTATCGCACAGCTGCTTTTCAtcaaagagcaggtctagactgtactctgtgatgttatttacagaaacccaccAGTCCAGGCTATCCAGGATCACCGGATCCATTTTGGTTCTAAGccagtttttttaaaggtgatCCAAGTACCAAATTTCAGGATTACCAAATCCTGTTTACCACAGCTTTAAATGAACCAACAGTGTAGCCTACTGGCTTAGCAAAGAACAGGTAGCCAAAAACCAGGGGCCATATATAGCCatggtttgttttcattttaagaaACACTTAATATATGGAATGTAGAACGTTTATTACATTCTACATTCCATATTTTATGTTACGAAACAATTCTGTGCAATAGTCAAAAATCATTTACAGGACAGATACCAGCTCTTTTCATCTCTACACTCCATCTTTTCTCTGCTGCAGTTTTTTCTTGTGTCAAAAAGATCCTAAACCGAGTTTTCTGAGTTTGGTCCGGGCAGGTTTGATCCGGCTCAAATGTAAGCTCAGATTACATGGTCTGATTTTGGTTCAGAATCCCTCTTTAGCTTTTGGGATAACCCATTTCCTGAGATTGGATCCATTCTGTCATCCAGAATTTGACTTTACTTTTGGAAAAACTGGACCCAGGCTGGGGGGGTGGAGTAGTTAGATTCTGGTGGTGGTTACTCCTGTGGAGCCACTTTGGACTTTGGACAGAATCCATCTCTCTGACACTGGCTTTAACCCTTGTTGTCTTtaccgttaaccatgaacttgtccttaacattttgttgtgggtttttttttcgatgtttttgtcgctttttctgatttatttgtaaCTTTTCCCATGATTTtggtgcttaaaaaaaaaaaactgagctatTTTAATTATAGCTTTTGCaattattcttggaattcatggttcatttatatcaaacgcatacgtttttagtttaaaaaagcagaaattatgaattattttgactaatagttaaaatCAGAGGATGTTGAATGGGTCTCTAATAGTGAAGAAGGtcttaaatttgttttgaattggAACTATAATATTACAAGATTGCCGTTAAAACTATCCTATTTTTATCCACAAGCTCTATTGGCATGGAAAGCTGTGTCATTCTCCCAACTTTTCTCCACACTAAGCCATCTGGTGGAATAATGAATGCATCACTAAGAGGAACAAGTCACTGTATTTGCACAAATGGATTGATAGAGGTATTATCTTCGTAAAGGATCTATTTGGCTTTAATAGCCAATTATTAAACTACGATTCCTTTGTCAGAGAGAAGGCATTCCCGATTACGTTTAAAGAATATCATTTAGTCTTCAATTCTATCCCTAATGTTACGGGACAGGTGCGGACAGGACCCAAATGCATCAATAGACAGCAGTTTATTGTAACACAGTTCAGTTCAATAGCAAGAGGCGCCGGCCACATCCGGGAACCTCCACACAGGTCTGGGGTTCTGGAGACCCAAAAAACAAGGGAGCAGCAAAGGGGAAAGAGATCCCAGGGGAACCGAGACAACTCACGGACAAAGCACTGGGGAGAAATCCCAGGAGACTGGCAGGGACACGCACACGGCGACACAACATAAGGATCTGGCAAGAGACAATGGAGACACTGGGGTTAAAGACAtgaggtaacggggaacaggtgagacatcaggtgaatcacattagggcggggctggacaatcacACTGGCAAAAGTAAAGCAAGACAGGattagacaagacaggaaagcatactaccaaaataaaacaggaaacagaacatacagaagCTTACCGGGAAAAACGAGACAGGACCGGGGAAAACACGGAGACCCACACAGGGAGGCCAaaacgggaaaacaaacccaaacaaaaaacaccaaaccataaCACCTAATGCTATATTAGAGTTaatgaaaagttataaaaaacaaaatgaagttcCGGATTTAAATTTCAGTCTTTATATAAATGGCACGGATGTTATGAGCAGGAATTGTACGAATAAacgtacatatatacatacaacaTCGTGGTAAATTTTTTGGGACCTTTCATTTTAACGACATTAACTGGCATAGGGCGTGGCTTGTtccttttaaatattgtattttcaaacaaagtgagggaattacatttaaaaatactacGTAAAATATACAAACTTGTTCATTTCAAAGTTCATGCCAATTGACAAATATTGTAGCTTTTGTAAAACTGAACCAGAATCGTTAATTCACctgttttttggttgtttagGTTTAGAAGATTATTTGATTTCTAAAACATCACTTACAATTACACTAGAAGGGAAACATATTATGACATTGTTTGAATGTAAAGATAGAAATTGAAGTAATACTATGaatcttttcattttactgGGAAAATTTCATATTCATAAATCCAAGTTCTCTAATTCAAACCCCTGCTTTGAATTTTTCAAATTGAAGTTAACATTTACCTTGAGTCTCTTAatttaataacaaacaaaaaaatctatatttacTTCTGATATCACAACAACGTTtgattggtgaaacacagtcacGTGGCAGAGCCTTCGGCTCTCTTGGTCACGTGGGACTGACCGTTGTCACGGTAACCGTAAACTACCGGAGCGCGCACGGTTTGCAGTAGCCTGTAGAAGTAGACACGAGAGAGAAAGATGTCGGACGTCGGCTCGGATGACTTTGATGATGAGCGCAGTAAAGTCGTGGTGAGATGATAGCAtgggaagctaacgttagctgctagcgctagcatgtgctgacctgttgtgtgtgtgtgtgtgtgtgtgtgtgtgtgtgtgtgtgtgtgtttgagtctaGCAAGGATATGAAGGAGACAGAAATGAAGCGGGAGAGAGACACGGAGTGGGGAAGGCTGTCCTGCCCAACGGGGACGTTTATCAGGGACAGTACGAGCACGGTGCGAGGCACGGACAGGTAACGTCAGGACCGTTAAAGCCCAGCTACAGTGccgagtatatatatatatatatatgagcgACCCTGTTACCTGTAAACTTTCAGCTAAATGCATATGTGGTTGTCATAGTGACGACAGGTTTTGAAAACAGCAAGAGAACATATAGCTGTTGTCGAGAATATCTCTGTTAAGGAGTCTTTGGAGTCTAGTTTGAGGAAACTTTGCGTGCGTTTTGAACGTTGTTTCCCGCTACGGAAAAGCAAAGGAGAGAAAGTTGCTCTTCCTGTGACAGTCTAacgttatctatctatctctttgACGTTACTtctatttgtatatttgtatatttagtctctcattgccagacaccaacacagagacagaggacggggacggagatTAGACGGAGACAGAGGACGGTTCGGCCCGGACTAAACGTAGTAACATAAATTCAGCAGACTAACCCAGTGCACCATTACATCCCATTGATTAATCGTGGGCATGTCATTAAATGAACTTATTAAAATGAGGTATACACATCATACAGAGTCTCAAACAGGAGGCTGCCAGATCAAGCATGCTCATAACACCATTTATGGGATTTTACTAGTTTTCAACAAAACTGTCTATTTTTCTTAAACAAGACTCCAAAGACCAGATAGGTAACGTTTgaatgaaaaacttaaaaaaaagaagagatatTCTCGAAGACAGCTGCGTGTTTTCTTCCCGTTTTCTACAGCTGTAGTCACTATGACAATCCTACTATGCAAGCatactatgtacagtatatgtaaataCTATGTGCACTTTGAATTAAAGAAATGGTGTTAATGTTTTTAGATACATATTCAGTCTGTGATGAAATGCAACAGAAGGTTTCCGTTGCATCAAGTGGAAAATAACTGTCTGTTTCACGGTTTTGTCTAAAGGGGACATATCGCTTCAAGAATGGGGCGAGATACGTGGGAGACTATCACAAGAACATGAAACATGGACAGGGCACCTTCTACTATCCAGATGGCTCTAAATATGAAGGTGTGATATGAGTTCATCAGTGTGTGAGGTTTTCAGCTGACAAGGGTCCAGCTGAAGCTTCAGGAACTAACTCTCATCGCTGTCCCTTTGGGTGCGTCAGGGTCATGGGTGGAGGACCAGAGACAGGGCCACGGGGTCTACACCTACCCCAACGGAGACACGTACGCTGGAGAGTGGATGCATCACGTCAGGTACACTATATCTATAGtttgaaaaatggaaagaaatagaaatatgtTATTTTAGATATctaggaaaaataaatgttgtattttcatTATACAGCAGTATCTATTTACATATATTGAGCCTAGTTTTAACATCATTTTACCTGCACATTTCCAAGTCCATTCTAATTCAATACAGAAAATGGCCATTTGAAACTGGCTGGTAACCTTGACGTCATGTGATTGCAGCCACGGCCAGGGCGTTTACCACCACCAGCAGACGGGCGCCCAGTACCGGGGCACCTGGGTGAATGGCAAGATGGAGGCAGCTGGAGAGTACATCTACTCCAACTGCAGATACAAGGGCAACTTTGTCAACAATAAGGTGAGTTCTACTTTAATGACTCAGCCTCTGCTGAGTCATTAAAGTGAATCCTAATTGTAATAAACCGTAGTTGGACTTTATGTGACGGCTGTCTTAGTATCGTTGTGATCTGTCACATTtggagctgtaacaattccaaatgcTACTGTACTATTAATTGTCTCCGTAATAACTGAAATTAACAAtgtaattgtctctttcagtcaaatttaaaaagatgtgtTAATGTAATACTTTTATAAACAAAGTAAAGTTTTGAATGAGTCCCAGGATCCATCTtttcatgtgacccagatagtGTAATAACAAAGGTACACAGAAGTAAACCACGCCTCTCTATTATCATAAAACAACTGGACTaactgtctcccccccccccctccccatcatTTTTGTCGCTGTGAATGTGTATGGGGTCAAATGCCAACAATAACAACTGGAATGggtataaaaagaaatagtccAAGCACTAATCTCTTACTATTTGGCATATCtgaacaaaaccaacaactaCCAGTCATAGGCCTTAAGACCTTAGCTAATTCATTCATTGGCCAATGATGTcctagtagtagttgtagtggACAATGATGTTCCAGGCTTAGTCCCATTGTGATGATGATGGAAGCAGATAGTGTCTCCGGTGTTGGAGCTGTCTCTGCCATCCCTCTGTTCTTTTGCAGCCGTGCGGCCCGGGGAAGTACGTGTTCGACATCGGCTGTGAGCAGCATGGGGAATACCGGCAGGTGGAGCAGGCAGAGCAGGTGGTTTCACATCAACACCACACTCTTTCTTAGGAACAGCAGCCACGATGTGTTAACACAGTACACAATAACAGAACTAGTTTTATAGCACTatgttttacagtgtttggAAGCAGCTGGACGCCTCGTTGTAGAATTAAACCGTCCATGttaagtgtggaaaaaaaagaaacaaaaaaagtactcaatgcagaaaaatcctcaaattttaaaaagtagttttaaaacGATCCAAATTCAACTAATTGTGTAATGgcatcatcatctcagctggacttgttggccattatattgttgctaggttactttataataaaacatcagattataaactacatgtgtttagtgtgcCGGAATTActactagtaactagtaactaaagctgtcagatgaatgtagtggagtaactaaagtaactagtaactaaaggaactagtaactaaagctgtcagatgaatgtagtggagtaactaaagtaactagtaactaaagctgtcagatgaatgtagtggagtaactaaagtaactagtgactaaagtaactagtaactaaagctgtcagatgaatgtaatagagtaactaaagctgtcagtaATGGAGTAagaagtacaatatttctctgtgatgtagcggagtagaagtagaaagtggcatgaaaagaacaGAGTCAAGTATAGTACTCAATAGTACCTCAATACTTGTACTATAGAACAgtatgagtaaatgtacttcgtTACATTCTACCACTGCTTACTGATCCCAGGGAGGCCCTCTGGCATTTGTGAAAACATAAAGATGGAAATGTGTATGTGCTTACCTTGCTAAATCAAC includes these proteins:
- the LOC117957746 gene encoding radial spoke head 1 homolog, coding for MSDVGSDDFDDERSKVVGYEGDRNEAGERHGVGKAVLPNGDVYQGQYEHGARHGQGTYRFKNGARYVGDYHKNMKHGQGTFYYPDGSKYEGSWVEDQRQGHGVYTYPNGDTYAGEWMHHVSHGQGVYHHQQTGAQYRGTWVNGKMEAAGEYIYSNCRYKGNFVNNKPCGPGKYVFDIGCEQHGEYRQVEQAEQERVEEKGGELASTTVLKWIPKCVTGPMLSTPSKDTSGEEKEAAVAENSAM